The following are encoded together in the Brassica napus cultivar Da-Ae chromosome A9, Da-Ae, whole genome shotgun sequence genome:
- the LOC125577594 gene encoding zinc finger MYM-type protein 1-like: MERYYNKTSASDSKRNLDKLDNSDDLDSLPWDPAERKKISQYLPNQKDEVRRKYLTRGPCQPYGHVFQKKKFGTTMRRFNPAWFEKYGNWLEYSVSKDKAFCLCCYLFRDDIPKQGGNYAFVTEGFSCWKKPEALSEHVGGINSFHNIAVKRCDDLMNQGQSIVHAFYKQDDVVKNEYRIRLNASVDASRYLLRQGLPFRGHDEGKDSANKGNFVELLKYTGEQNDAVSKVILENAPKNNQMVSQVIQKDIVHCFAQEVLKSIMEEIDHGVFGLMVDESADVSNKEQMAVVFRFVDKSGLVKERFVGVTHVKETSSLSLKSAVDDLFAKHGLSLKQLRGQGYDGASNMKGQFNGLRALVARENSSAYYVHCFAHQLQLVVVAVAKKSFEVSNFFDMVSTLLNVVVASCKRKDTLLDMNRKRVEEGIDSGDINTGTGQNQEISLPRPGNTRWGSHYKTLLRLVELFPSVIEILESVQDEGADDSKRCQAYGLLKYFHTFDCVFYLQLMLFILGVTENLSMALQMKNQDISNAMSLVDSTKRELQKFREDGWDLLIGKVSSFCEKNKATMLVMDEEFVDLRRPRKKTGVTNLHHYKVNCFYAVMDLQLQELNDRFTEVNTDLLICMASLSPANSFREFDKSKLLRLVKFYPDDFSFGECLSMEHHLGIYIDNIKNDERFKNLKNLGDLSRLLVETKKHLVHPLVYRLLKLVLTLPVATASVERCFSAMKLVKTATRNRIGDEFLSDCLVCYIEKELFESVTNETVVKRFQSMRERRIHL; encoded by the coding sequence ATGGAGCGATATTATAACAAAACGAGTGCTTCAGATTCTAAAAGAAATTTGGATAAATTGGATAACTCTGATGATTTGGATTCTTTGCCATGGGATCCAGCTGAAAGAAAAAAGATATCGCAGTATCTTCCGAATCAAAAAGACGAAGTAAGGCGGAAATATTTAACTAGAGGTCCTTGTCAGCCCTATGGTCATGTTTTTCAAAAGAAGAAGTTTGGAACAACAATGAGGCGGTTTAATCCAGCTTGGTTTGAGAAGTATGGTAATTGGCTAGAGTACAGCGTCTCCAAAGATAAAGCATTCTGTTTGTGTTGCTATTTGTTCAGAGATGACATACCAAAACAAGGTGGAAATTATGCTTTTGTGACTGAAGGTTTTTCTTGTTGGAAAAAACCCGAGGCTTTATCTGAGCATGTAGGTGGAATTAATAGCTTTCATAATATTGCTGTTAAGAGATGTGATGATTTGATGAATCAAGGTCAGTCAATTGTGCATGCTTTTTATAAGCAAGACGATGTGGTGAAAAATGAATATCGCATCCGGTTAAATGCTTCAGTTGATGCTTCTAGGTACTTGTTACGACAAGGATTACCTTTCCGCGGTCATGATGAAGGAAAAGATTCTGCTAATAAAGGAAACTTTGTAGAGCTTTTGAAGTATACAGGAGAACAAAATGACGCTGTAAGTAAGGTTATTTTGGAGAACGCTCCAAAAAATAATCAGATGGTTTCTCAAGTGATTCAGAAAGATATTGTACATTGTTTTGCTCAAGAAGTACTGAAATCTATCATGGAAGAAATCGATCATGGAGTGTTCGGTTTGATGGTCGATGAGTCTGCAGATGTTTCTAACAAAGAGCAAATGGCTGTTGTCTTTCGGTTTGTTGATAAAAGTGGATTAGTTAAAGAGAGATTTGTGGGAGTTACTCATGTAAAAGAAACGTCTTCTTTATCTCTGAAATCTGCAGTTGATGACTTGTTTGCAAAACATGGATTGAGCCTAAAACAGTTGAGAGGACAAGGTTATGATGGAGCAAGCAATATGAAGGGACAGTTTAATGGGCTGAGAGCATTGGTTGCTAGAGAAAATAGTTCAGCCTATTATGTACATTGTTTTGCTCATCAACTTCAGCTAGTTGTGGTGGCAGTTGCGAAAAAGAGCTTTGAAGTTAGTAATTTTTTTGACATGGTTTCGACTTTGCTGAATGTGGTTGTGGCTTCTTGCAAGAGGAAAGATACACTTCTTGATATGAATCGGAAGAGGGTGGAGGAAGGGATTGACAGTGGTGACATTAACACTGGAACGGGACAAAATCAAGAGATTTCTCTTCCAAGGCCTGGAAATACTCGTTGGGGTTCTCATTATAAGACTTTGCTGCGTCTGGTTGAGTTGTTTCCTTCAGTCATTGAAATCCTTGAAAGTGTTCAAGATGAAGGCGCTGATGACTCAAAAAGATGTCAAGCATATGGTCTTCTCAAGTATTTTCACACATTCGATTGTGTGTTCTATTTGCAGTTGATGCTGTTTATTTTGGGAGTAACTGAGAATCTGTCAATGGCTTTGCAAATGAAGAATCAAGATATTTCAAATGCCATGTCACTTGTAGATTCAACTAAACGTGAGTTGCAAAAATTTCGAGAAGATGGATGGGATTTGCTAATCGGTAAAGTTTCATCATTCTGCGAAAAGAATAAAGCTACTATGCTTGTGATGGATGAAGAATTTGTGGATTTACGGAGGCCAAGGAAAAAAACTGGTGTAACCAATCTGCATCATTACAAGGTTAATTGTTTCTACGCTGTTATGGATTTGCAACTTCAAGAGCTTAATGATCGATTTACTGAGGTAAACACTGATTTGCTTATTTGCATGGCTTCTTTAAGTCCTGCCAATTCCTTCCGTGAGTTTGATAAGTCTAAGCTTTTGAGATTGGTTAAGTTCTATCCTGATGATTTTAGTTTTGGAGAGTGTCTATCTATGGAACACCATCTTGGAATCTACATTGATAATATAAAAAACGATGAACGGTTTAAGAATTTGAAGAATCTTGGAGATCTTTCTCGTCTGCTGGTGGAAACAAAAAAGCACCTTGTACATCCTTTAGTTTATAGGCTCTTGAAGTTGGTTTTAACATTGCCTGTTGCTACTGCAAGTGTTGAAAGGTGCTTTTCTGCAATGAAATTAGTGAAGACAGCTACACGTAACCGAATTGGAGATGAGTTTCTAAGTGATTGTTTAGTATGTTATATTGAAAAGGAGTTGTTTGAATCTGTTACAAACGAAACAGTGGTGAAGCGATTTCAA
- the BNAA09G53620D gene encoding uncharacterized protein BNAA09G53620D, translating into MDAVSAVNQTLPISDDEAVKFTTYSTAVHKVIVMVNAGLIGLLQLINQQSSVLETHKAAFLSFCVFALFYAVLRVREAIDVGLRPGIAPRLSGHTSHLFGGLAALMLISVVCATFALVLLLMWFLWLSAIIYSILDEFIVYSKANKSGAGSRPSLPL; encoded by the coding sequence ATGGATGCGGTCTCCGCCGTTAACCAAACCCTCCCAATCTCCGACGATGAAGCGGTAAAGTTCACCACATACTCCACCGCAGTACACAAAGTCATCGTAATGGTCAACGCTGGACTTATAGGACTACTCCAACTAATAAACCAACAGTCCTCTGTTTTAGAAACACATAAAGCAgcatttttgagtttttgtgtATTCGCTTTGTTCTACGCGGTTCTTCGCGTCCGTGAAGCCATAGACGTGGGGCTACGGCCCGGGATAGCCCCCAGACTCTCCGGACACACGAGTCATCTCTTCGGCGGTCTAGCCGCTCTCATGCTGATCTCTGTGGTTTGCGCGACGTTTGCTCTTGTCCTTCTTCTTATGTGGTTTCTCTGGCTCTCAGCCATCATTTACAGCATTTTAGATGAATTCATTGTATACTCTAAGGCAAACAAATCTGGCGCCGGTTCACGTCCGTCGTTGCCACTTTAA